One part of the Mya arenaria isolate MELC-2E11 chromosome 3, ASM2691426v1 genome encodes these proteins:
- the LOC128228031 gene encoding proton-coupled zinc antiporter SLC30A5-like, whose product MADYEGNILPKHAIYKGPASTVIVYLILLVLSKLLRAVGLFLAYDLLKLIPVVHFLFVVKTGASVPLVFLQKPFTSGKKLSKNQWFRVCRHGLVGCILSVLWMFGLTLCGPLRTILLFEHSDVVVIAWASTLFYGSGGSPAKMRGAVIFLVAMVTLLLFDHDEKLESLTDHDSDHIHHNILTYIFYHVINIVGWSDHKGGVVLLFLTLCLQVGFNSASKKLSVDVGGAKRLHALSTLIQAAILGPWALIFSSGAESPVSSWLYLLLPLALFTLFVLVIDYYIEAVAANHLQPVRTAEFGAYAIFGSALFLALTWNHPYTTRITTMHKLQEIITEDHVLSWGVIFSLGAFMLATKILCSPAGRSNKGSFIGYSMDGMPVYSFSGDALQRTSQSVIMHMRNALKQVLEDSDSRKIFYFLCINLAFTFVEMIYGVWTNSLGLISDGFHMLFDCSALVMGLYASVMVRWKATRVFSYGFDRVEVLSGFVNGLFLVVIAIFVFSESLHRLAEPPEINTNRLLAVSVIGLLVNMIGIFAFSGSHGHSHGGGHGHSHGGGHGHSHGHAHNTNMEGVFLHVLADTLGSVGVIISSLLIENFGWNIADPICSLFIATMILLSVLPLLKETSTILLLRTPADMEQEVNAALQRVLNLEGVTSYRDHHIWYHTSSKVLATLHLNISQDAMEQKIISQVSGILRDVGLHSVTVQVEKDEYFQHLSGLGATLEQNYSNIQHLNFDGPHLVKSV is encoded by the exons ATGGCGGACTATGAAGGAAACATTTTGCCAAAGCATGCTATTTACAAAGGCCCAGCATCAAC TGTCATTGTGTATTTGATATTGCTGGTCTTGTCCAAACTACTGAGGGCTGTGGGACTTTTTCTGGCCTATGATTTATTGAAGCTCATTCCAGTCGTGCACTTCCTCTTTGTGGTAAAAACTGG TGCATCTGTTCCACTTGTTTTTCTACAAAAGCCATTCACTTCTGGGAAGAAACTTTCAAAGAATCAG TGGTTTCGAGTGTGCAGACATGGGCTTGTGGGCTGTATACTGAGCGTGTTATGGATGTTTGGGCTGACATTGTGTGGGCCGTTGAGGACCATCCTGCTGTTTGAACACAGCGATGTGGTCGTCATTGCCTGGGCCAGTACTCTCTTCTATGGTTCTGGGGGCAGTCCTGCAAAG ATGCGAGGGGCTGTTATATTTCTCGTTGCTATGGTAACACTCCTGCTGTTCGATCATGACGAAAAGCTCGAAAGTCTAACAGACCATGACT CTGATCATATTCACCACAACATCCTGACATACATCTTTTACCATGTAATCAATATTGTTGGCTGGTCAGACCACAAG GGTGGAGTAGTGCTCCTATTTCTGACATTATGCCTACAAGTGGGCTTCAACAGTGCGTCCAAGAAGTTATCTGTGGATGTCGGTGGGGCTAAGCGTCTCCATGCTCTCTCCACGCTCATACAGGCAGCCATCCTTGGTCCCTGGGCCCTGATCTTCTCATCAGGAGCAGAATCTCCG GTTTCATCTTGGCTGTACCTGCTGCTCCCACTAGCCTTGTTCACACTGTTTGTCCTTGTCATTGACTACTACATTGAGGCTGTGGCTGCCAACCACCTACAGCCCGTGCGAACAGCTGAGTTTGGGGCGTATGCAATATTTGGGAGTGCGCTGTTCCTGGCCCTGACCTGGAACCACCCATACACCACCCGCATCACCACCATGCACAAACTACAGGAGATTATTACTGAGGACCATGTACTGTCTTGGGGAGTGATCTTCAGTCTTGGAGCTTTCATGCTCG CCACGAAGATCTTATGTAGCCCAGCAGGTAGGAGTAACAAGGGGAGTTTTATTGGCTACTCCATGGACGGTATGCCTGTGTATAGTTTCTCCGGAGATGCACTGCAGCGTACCTCACAGTCAGTCATCATGCACATGAGGAATGCTCTCAAACAAGTGCTTGAGGACTCAGACTCCCGaaagattttttatttcctCTGTATTAATTTG GCCTTCACATTTGTTGAGATGATCTATGGTGTTTGGACCAATAGTCTGGGACTGATATCGGATGGTTTCCACATGTTATTTGACTGCTCAGCACTGGTCATGGGTCTGTACGCCTCCGTTATGGTGCGATGGAAGGCAACAAGGGTCTTCTCTTATGG GTTTGACCGTGTTGAGGTGTTGTCAGGGTTTGTCAATGGCCTGTTCCTGGTTGTCATAGCAATATTTGTGTTCTCCGAGTCACTACACAGACTCGCAGAACCTCCTGAAATTAACACAAACAGATTGTTA GCAGTGTCTGTGATAGGTCTCCTGGTCAACATGATTGGTATCTTCGCCTTCAGTGGTAGTCATGGCCACAGTCACGGTGGTGGTCATGGCCACAGTCATGGTGGTGGTCATGGGCACAGCCATGGGCACGCTCATAATACCAACATGGAAG GTGTGTTCCTGCATGTGCTGGCAGACACTCTGGGCAGCGTGGGAGTGATCATCTCATCACTGCTCATTGAAAACTTTGGCTGGAACATCGCAGACCCGATCTGCTCCCTGTTTATAGCCACTATGATTCTGCTTAGCGTGCTGCCCCTCCTTAAGGAGACTTCCACCATTCTCCTACTTAGGACACCTGCCGACATGGAGCAGGAAGTCAATGCTGCACTACAGAGG GTGTTGAATCTCGAGGGTGTGACATCTTACAGAGATCATCATATATGGTACCATACGTCCAGCAAAGTATTAGCCACGTTACATCTTAATATATCACAGGATGCCATGGAACAAAAGATAATATCCCAA
- the LOC128226291 gene encoding heat shock 70 kDa protein 12B-like yields MSYREFHFLEPVPDLVVGIDIGTSQSGFAVRTKKDGRIYMGSESSEFKQDKIPTSLLMEKDLKLKAFGYKAQRMYTEMLVAERDVHYYIESFESFPYESQQFCKKRLTLLDKERKVLNAYDVIKAVLKYLKDAAINVVERNYKFEIVISNIMWVLSVPLRTSDAVKLALSDAVSEIGILKDRLRIVSHEQAAITFCRESSKFRLGGNMPSQGRAIFADAGGQHITLTACDVNAFCEIKEIETVKIHGQGGNAVNKEIALFLKDIFGEQLWTAIKRNCPASFYKILKGIEKMKQKTTSKVKRAYIGIVLDNDILGFLDESNFDLTMLNKSVQYRRNILYDEKQRVLYFHRRLVETFYVSSVSNILDGLNLLVSKHDSHDMKVFVVGGFMESLHVQTLLQTGLPNVDVFIPNNPWIFSMQGAAMMGYLGRGVEGRITRFSYGIPFAMPFNAEQHPKELKQVYDGDEWCGKTFLKLIERGETVKVGDTFTLKVFSTAIDPDLQTSNIYTPLVISRLRNPKYCTKEQGCSVLGRVRWVTPVGGWPKLWRGEMELIVGDYEFTFSVINTTSGSVYTSKFEFC; encoded by the coding sequence ATGAGTTACCGGGAATTTCATTTTCTGGAACCTGTACCGGATTTGGTGGTAGGGATAGATATAGGGACGAGTCAGTCTGGTTTTGCCGTGCGGACGAAGAAGGATGGTCGGATCTACATGGGATCAGAGAGCAGCGAGTTCAAACAAGACAAGATACCCACGTCTCTTCTTATGGAGAAGGACCTTAAATTGAAAGCGTTTGGTTACAAGGCCCAACGGATGTACACAGAGATGTTAGTGGCTGAAAGAGATGTCCATTATTATATAGAATCTTTTGAAAGTTTTCCATATGAAAGTCAACAGTTTTGTAAGAAAAGACTGACACTGTTAGACAAAGAACGGAAGGTGTTGAATGCTTATGACGTTATAAAGGCAGTGTTAAAGTACTTAAAAGATGCTGCTATCAATGTTGTCGAAAGaaattacaaatttgaaatcgtaatttcaaatattatgtgGGTATTAAGCGTGCCATTGCGTACTTCAGACGCTGTAAAACTGGCATTGTCAGACGCAGTGTCTGAAATAGGGATATTAAAGGATAGACTCCGTATCGTGTCACACGAACAAGCAGCGATTACTTTTTGTCGAGAGTCGTCAAAATTTCGTCTAGGCGGAAATATGCCTAGTCAAGGCCGGGCAATCTTTGCTGATGCGGGTGGACAACACATAACTCTGACTGCATGTGATGTTAATGCATTTTGCGAAATAAAGGAGATTGAAACGGTGAAAATACATGGCCAAGGAGGTAATGCAGTTAACAAAGAGATCGCGTTGTTCCTCAAAGATATTTTTGGCGAGCAATTATGGACTGCCATAAAAAGAAACTGTCCCGCttcgttttataaaattctGAAAGGTATAGAGAAAATGAAGCAGAAAACAACAAGTAAGGTAAAGAGAGCATATATTGGAATTGTACTCGATAATGACATTCTTGGATTTTTGGATGAATCCAATTTTGACTTAACTATGTTAAATAAGAGTGTCCAATACCGAAGAAATATACTGTACGATGAAAAGCAGCGTGTTCTTTACTTCCACAGACGACTGGTTGAAACGTTTTATGTATCATCTGTGTCGAATATCCTGGATGGTTTGAATTTACTAGTGTCAAAACATGACAGCCATGACATGAAGGTATTCGTTGTCGGCGGTTTTATGGAATCGCTACATGTCCAAACGCTCCTTCAGACAGGTTTACCTAACGTAGACGTATTTATTCCAAACAATCCCTGGATTTTCTCAATGCAAGGCGCTGCAATGATGGGCTACTTGGGACGCGGGGTAGAAGGGCGGATAACGAGATTTTCTTACGGGATACCATTCGCAATGCCCTTTAATGCAGAGCAACACCCAAAAGAACTAAAACAAGTTTATGATGGTGATGAATGGTGCGGCAAAACGTTCCTTAAGCTTATTGAACGCGGGGAGACTGTCAAAGTCGGGGACACTTTCACTTTGAAGGTTTTCAGCACCGCAATAGACCCAGATTTGCAAACATCGAACATATACACTCCGCTTGTTATATCTAGATTGAGGAACCCAAAGTATTGTACGAAGGAGCAGGGATGTTCGGTGTTAGGAAGAGTTCGCTGGGTGACTCCTGTCGGTGGCTGGCCGAAGCTGTGGAGAGGAGAGATGGAACTCATCGTGGGGGACTATGAATTCACTTTCAGTGTTATCAACACAACTTCTGGGAGTGTGTACACGTCTAAGTTtgaattttgttga